A genomic window from Scatophagus argus isolate fScaArg1 chromosome 17, fScaArg1.pri, whole genome shotgun sequence includes:
- the oprd1a gene encoding opioid receptor, delta 1a isoform X2, with amino-acid sequence MEPYTVPGAQLSLSDLYSVIPFNVTFLDEESGLGGDRLQNYTEQQGPVRSAGGIIIAISITALYSVICVVGLLGNILVMYGVVRYTKMKTATNIYIFNLALADALATSTLPFQSAKYLMNTWPFGEVLCKLIIAIDYYNMFTSIFTLTMMSVDRYIAVCHPVRALAFRTPVKAKLINVFIWVLSSAIGVPIMIMAVTKVADNGETVLPPSTTMCMLKFPDPDWYWDTVTKICVFIFAFVVPVMVITICYGLMILRLRSVRLLSGSKEKDRNMRRITRMVLVVVAAFIVCWTPIHIFIIVKTMVEIDSRNPFVIASWHLCIALGYTNSSLNPVLYAFLDENFKRCFRDFCLPCRTRVEQNNLTRGRNTTREPVSVCTPSEAGKKPA; translated from the exons ATGGAACCGTACACGGTCCCGGGAGCTCAGCTCTCCCTGTCCGACCTTTACTCCGTCATCCCCTTTAATGTCACCTTCCTGGACGAGGAGAGCGGCTTGGGGGGCGACAGGCTGCAGAACTACACGGAGCAGCAGGGTCCGGTGAGGAGCGCCGGGGGTATAATCATAGCCATATCCATCACGGCTCTCTACTCAGTCATTTGCGTGGTGGGACTTCTGGGCAACATCCTCGTCATGTACGGGGTGGTCAG ATACACCAAGATGAAGACAGCCACAAACATCTACATCTTCAACTTGGCTCTTGCTGACGCCTTGGCCACCAGCACGCTGCCCTTCCAGAGTGCCAAATACCTCATGAACACCTGGCCGTTTGGGGAAGTTCTGTGCAAGCTTATTATTGCCATCGACTATTACAACATGTTCACAAGCATCTTCACCCTTACCATGATGAGCGTGGACCGCTACATCGCTGTGTGCCACCCAGTCCGGGCGCTGGCATTTCGGACGCCAGTCAAGGCTAAGTTGATCAATGTGTTCATCTGGGTTCTGTCCTCAGCAATTGGAGTGCCCATTATGATCATGGCTGTGACCAAGGTGGCAGATAATGGTGAGACAGTGCTTCCCCCTTCcact ACCATGTGCATGTTGAAATTCCCTGACCCTGACTGGTACTGGGACACGGTCACAAAGATCTGCGTCTTCATCTTTGCTTTTGTGGTTCCTGTGATGGTCATCACCATATGTTACGGCTTGATGATCCTGCGCCTGAGGAGCGTCCGTCTGCTCTCAGGTTCCAAGGAGAAAGACCGCAACATGCGGCGCATCACCCGCATGGtcctggtggtggtggcagccTTCATTGTCTGCTGGACCCCCATCCACATCTTCATAATCGTGAAGACCATGGTGGAGATTGACAGCAGGAACCCTTTCGTGATAGCCAGCTGGCACCTGTGTATTGCTTTGGGCTACACCAACAGCAGCCTCAATCCTGTCCTCTACGCATTTTTGGATGAAAATTTTAAGCGATGCTTCAGGGATTTCTGCCTTCCATGTAGGACCCGTGTGGAGCAGAACAATTTGACCAGAGGCCGCAACACCACCAGAGAACCAGTATCAGTCTGCACTCCATCAGAAGCTGGAAAGAAGCCAGCATGA
- the oprd1a gene encoding opioid receptor, delta 1a isoform X1, with amino-acid sequence MEPYTVPGAQLSLSDLYSVIPFNVTFLDEESGLGGDRLQNYTEQQGPVRSAGGIIIAISITALYSVICVVGLLGNILVMYGVVRYTKMKTATNIYIFNLALADALATSTLPFQSAKYLMNTWPFGEVLCKLIIAIDYYNMFTSIFTLTMMSVDRYIAVCHPVRALAFRTPVKAKLINVFIWVLSSAIGVPIMIMAVTKVADNGKTMCMLKFPDPDWYWDTVTKICVFIFAFVVPVMVITICYGLMILRLRSVRLLSGSKEKDRNMRRITRMVLVVVAAFIVCWTPIHIFIIVKTMVEIDSRNPFVIASWHLCIALGYTNSSLNPVLYAFLDENFKRCFRDFCLPCRTRVEQNNLTRGRNTTREPVSVCTPSEAGKKPA; translated from the exons ATGGAACCGTACACGGTCCCGGGAGCTCAGCTCTCCCTGTCCGACCTTTACTCCGTCATCCCCTTTAATGTCACCTTCCTGGACGAGGAGAGCGGCTTGGGGGGCGACAGGCTGCAGAACTACACGGAGCAGCAGGGTCCGGTGAGGAGCGCCGGGGGTATAATCATAGCCATATCCATCACGGCTCTCTACTCAGTCATTTGCGTGGTGGGACTTCTGGGCAACATCCTCGTCATGTACGGGGTGGTCAG ATACACCAAGATGAAGACAGCCACAAACATCTACATCTTCAACTTGGCTCTTGCTGACGCCTTGGCCACCAGCACGCTGCCCTTCCAGAGTGCCAAATACCTCATGAACACCTGGCCGTTTGGGGAAGTTCTGTGCAAGCTTATTATTGCCATCGACTATTACAACATGTTCACAAGCATCTTCACCCTTACCATGATGAGCGTGGACCGCTACATCGCTGTGTGCCACCCAGTCCGGGCGCTGGCATTTCGGACGCCAGTCAAGGCTAAGTTGATCAATGTGTTCATCTGGGTTCTGTCCTCAGCAATTGGAGTGCCCATTATGATCATGGCTGTGACCAAGGTGGCAGATAATG gAAAGACCATGTGCATGTTGAAATTCCCTGACCCTGACTGGTACTGGGACACGGTCACAAAGATCTGCGTCTTCATCTTTGCTTTTGTGGTTCCTGTGATGGTCATCACCATATGTTACGGCTTGATGATCCTGCGCCTGAGGAGCGTCCGTCTGCTCTCAGGTTCCAAGGAGAAAGACCGCAACATGCGGCGCATCACCCGCATGGtcctggtggtggtggcagccTTCATTGTCTGCTGGACCCCCATCCACATCTTCATAATCGTGAAGACCATGGTGGAGATTGACAGCAGGAACCCTTTCGTGATAGCCAGCTGGCACCTGTGTATTGCTTTGGGCTACACCAACAGCAGCCTCAATCCTGTCCTCTACGCATTTTTGGATGAAAATTTTAAGCGATGCTTCAGGGATTTCTGCCTTCCATGTAGGACCCGTGTGGAGCAGAACAATTTGACCAGAGGCCGCAACACCACCAGAGAACCAGTATCAGTCTGCACTCCATCAGAAGCTGGAAAGAAGCCAGCATGA